The DNA window tacaaataatatttcaaaaaacgATAGTACCAAGAATTGCCATCTTTATAACAATTCGGAAAAATCAAAAACTTCTGACGTGAATTACGAGAAATGTAAATTAATTTACTCCATAGATAATTGTAATACAAAAGAGAGAGAAACAAGAAAGACGCTTTATTTTGATGAACGAGAAAAATCTGGGGAATCCAGGTATGTACGTGTTAAGGATTTAGAATGTAAAAAAGAGGCACTGGTAAAAGGTAGGTACAGcttaataaatacaattgAAGAAAAGAAGCAAATGAAAGAAGATCATGTTGAAATTGCAAAGACGGTTAAAAGTGAAATACAAATTAAAGATGTGAGACAAACacatgaaaaggaaaaacgtAGGAAATACCGAAGGAAAAGTGTTCGCATTGAACACTCTTTTCTAAACCCTTTTAACAGaagtaattataataataacaatcataaaaatgaacgttatagtaataatgataaaaaaaattgcaacgTTTTGCTCTTCAATGAATATGACCTCGGTGTAcaagataaaatatacaaaaaaaatgaaaaaaaaggcgTGTATAATACATTGACGGTAAGAGATAAACATAAGTGGGGGACCCACACAACTATAAGGAGATCATGTGTTAAAGATAAGGATGTGCCATCTTATTCGTCTTCCTCACCTTCTCCTTCTTCCGCCTCATCAAATTCCTCAGTTGAACTAGTTCAGAAAGAAGAAGAATTGAGaagaatatttatgaatgcTAGAAAGTCAATGAATATTCACAACATTATGAGCATTTGTGGAAAGGATGAATTcagtttttttaattccaaaaaaaaaagaaaaaaaagtgtaagtGAGTCTGAAGCTCACAttgatgaagaaaaaatgttTCTAAGTTCTATAGTGGAACCatgtaaaaaagaaaggaaaagaagAAGCTATTCAGCTGACCCTGAGCACCTTTCTAAATTgtcaaaaattaaatacataaaatatattccatattatattaaaagttCAAGGCTCATAGATCCAAGAAagagtaaaatattttttgtaattaacCCCAATGGGGATTTAAAAAGAACAGAAGATGCAACTTatccatttatatattttaaaaataaagaaaagtaTAAGTACAAAAATTGGAATGGATATTTTGGTAAAGTCCCATGTGAAATGGctttattaaaacatttatgcAACGAtgatttgtatttatattgtgGTCATCAAGGGGGagaacaatatataaaaaaggaaataattcaaaatgCTTTTCTAAGATGTAATTATGAATTTGTAGAAGAGAAAAGAGACGGAAAAAAGCacaattcaaataaaaagggaaatattCGTAGTGTTTCAAAGcataaaaaagggaaagagaaaaataggagtcttttattattagaaaataagaataaaaaaagaagaagaagaagatacTCATGCGTAATTGATtcaaataaatgtattatggATAAAAGGATGAAGAGAAAAACTGTGGGAGATTTAATTGGTGTATATGATAGAAGTAATGTGAGTACTAGTAACGATActagtatatatacacacaatGAAACAGATGAAGACTCTCCTTTATccgataataataattatggcATAAACTGTTGTGTTTTCTTAATTGGATGTAGTTCAGGTTTAGTTTCTTCGCATGGTTTTGACTTAGACGTTTGGGGTACACCATATGATTATATAGTAGGTggttgtatttttatttttggtaACTTATGGAATGTAACAGATGGAGAAGTAGATGGGTTTACACAAAACTTTTTTTGGAAATGGACCCAACCAAATTCTTCATCGTTATTTTATTCGTGcagtaattattataacaatgtTCAAATGAAGAACGTTTTAAAAATTagttttagtttttttacaaaattattaaaggAATGTTGCAGTGTGCAGGATAATGAAGATGTACAAAATGAAGTGTCTGATAATAAGAACATACTAATCGATGTTGGTGATAATTTTGTTACCCTAGATTtgcatacgtacacatatttaaaacagaacaactttttttataaatattttcaacaATTTTACAactgtaaaataattttaaataaaaatctttttaatataaatcaaaatagaaaatatatatggttAAGTATGACGGAAGCTTTAGCAGAAGCTAAACAATTTTGCCGTCTTCCAAATACAACAGGCTCAGCTGTTGTTATTTACGGTTTACCTGTGTAagttaaaggaaaaaaggaaattttaatatacttaggttcatttaatttattttgacacattttgatttattttgatGTATTTTGATGTATTTTGACatgtttttacatatttttacgtattttatttcctttttttctttttttgtttttcttctgtaatgttatacatttattttaatgtaatattttccgaaacaatttgtacatataaccttttttttttagttgtTAAGATATTGTCAAGAGTACACTCcttgtgcatacatatatatatatatatatacaatatcatttatataataaaagaattatatatccTTCCTTTATATACTTTTCTTTAAATCTGTTCATTTTAAAACTTAGTTCAAATTTAATAAGTTTATTGTTTCTCAGTTTATCTCCTTTTTTTGTCTACCTAAAAATAGCCTTTAATAAACAGAGTTGAAATAATAGACATTCTATGTAAATTTGtttacataaaaagaaaCACGACACAtgattcaaaaaaaaaaaaaaaaagattttctAAAATAATGTTTCACGCAAGAAGAGTTAAAATTGGTAAAAGGAAAACAGGATACTATTATTTTGACCTATATATAGGTACACGAATACATCGGTGTAAAGTATACGATAACAGTATTTATAGGAACCTCTAAAGAAATATAAGTgcaatattaaatatttaatacgTACTACTTAtcatgttaataaaattactttatatatatttatatatatatataattaaaattcttAGGGATAACTATTcctaaaaaaaggaaatgttttttttcattgtaaaaattttaataatttttaaaaatataatataaaataatacctatatatacatatatatgggaatacatttattttagaaaaaatatatatacatacaatattGTGCATGTGGAGAAGACGcaacaggaaaaaaaatatttcttttgatttttgcaagaataagaaattttaagAGTATACAATgcttcaaaaaaataagatatttatcatgtatatgtaaatatatatatatatatatatatatatacgatacataaaattgtaaaaaaatgtaaattatcatgataaaaattaaaataaaaaaaaatataatacagtACAGTAAAACTCATTAAgagataatatttttttaattacgaGTTATAATGTTCTTATagtttcattaatatatatatatatatttttttcatgaaattgaaataaaaatgaagcatAAAGTAAAACGCgatattataaaatgcaaaaaaaaattagaaaactCAATAAAAGCcttagaagaaaaaattttaagactTGAAACAGAGTATCACCAAAACTGTAACCTTAATGGAGGAAATTTAATGAAAGGATGGGACAACTACATAAGAAAAACATCATTAGAGCCCTTATGTTTTAGAACTTTTAGAGATGATTATAATGATTTCTATATAGAAAGAATGTTATCCTTAACATCAAGTACTTCTCCAGCTACGGAGTTATTTCAGaatgaaaatacaaaacaaGAGCAACATAAATTGTAAATAAAGGGAAAGGCAggatataattattatttatttacactTGGACTGATTTTGAAAAAGGGGCATAAATCGCATAGAAAGTAGTGaaattttatacttttgTATATTCGACAACTCATTATTAAGTTGAATGTAAAGTAATAGTTACACCTAAAATGATGACAAGATCATATCAATTTAGTTAAGAAATTTCCCCTTATTGCAAAATAAGTTTAAATCagctttttcctttttttaatagcaGACAAATGcacaaatatttaattataaaaatgaatacttGAAGATGGGCACAAGATATATCTTTAACATATGGTgtttctttattaaaaaggGATAAAATCGATAACacgtattattattttttttatatttaatcattaaatgaataacaaaaaattagtGAGTTAtgctcattttttaaaaattacttttagacattaatattatgatattaCTTAAGAATCCTTAAATTGATAAATaagttaaattaaaaaaaaataaataatatataactaatcatttatttgcatatatatatatatatatggtgacatatgtaatacatatttatggaTAATTTGTGTTTAAAAGTAATAGTACccatataaatgaaattctGTAAGTtgtaaataaacaaatacgCACaaccattattatttatcattCATGCAAACATGcgtattttcataaataattttaattctgTTTCTCCTTtgaaatatgaatatacatatttttttttaataaaaatatatatttatgtattttaatttatttttctaaaattttttttttaaacaaattaattttaatttttttttgtaaaactCTTTTTCTTCGAATATAAtgttttgttctttttctttttggtcttatatatctttttgaTACATCTTTAATTTCAGACCATCCCACATTtggtaaaattttaaaaaaacgacctttgaaaaagaaagaattttttttcgtaGATTTCCACGGTAACTCCCATAAGGATTTCTTATTTTCCTCACCCTGTTCTATTTCTTCATAGCAGTCATGATCATTTGAATAGGTAGCtaattcattttcatttttatcttctTCCTTTACTAGCTTTGTCTGTAATTTGAAAGATGATTTGTTCAATTTATTAAATCCTTTATACAGATATATATCGCAATCTTCATcaagaataaaatttatgttttctcTGCACTCCCCATCCGTTGTATGCTCCATGTCAgtgtaatgtatattttctattaaacTGACATGGTCACTGttatttccattattattattatcattatagtTATGAACTTCCCTAATTTCATCTTCTAACACAAAATCATTTAGATTCCCTTCTGCAAGAGcaatattttccatattataaaattgttcAACTTGTTCTGGTTCTGTGGGTTCCTTTTCCTTTCCTACATTTTGTCCATCCCTCAtctgtattttattaaacaaaGAATTAGTATTTGGATAATTTACTAAATTATGGCATTCTGCTTCTAACTGCTCTTCTGTTTGACTGTTAAAATTTACCAAAGGTTCTTCTTTCTCTTTTGCTTCTTTGTCGACAAAATGTTCAAGGGGAAGTCCCGTGTATTCTGCTGATAAAATAgcatcatatatttttggtctttcaacatatttattattagttaGTTTCTTGTTATCATTTCTCACATTTACtttcttaatttttgtgTTACTAGCTtcattcattatataattaacattGTCCAGTGTTTTTTCActgttattaaaattaatagagTTTGGAATATGCCCCCTCATTTTTAGTTGTATGTACATATCTTTTTTAGCTGAACATTCACctaataatttaatgtacGATGATAAATGATAGGGatgtgttaatatatttggtatttttcttatgcccatattattttcatatcttacaaaatcaaataatctttttctaaaatatttatcatacatattaacaataaaagATCTTGAAAATGTTCCATATTTTCTTACATAATTAACTAGAAATGGTATGCTCACCGTTTCATAACATCTCGAAAAAAGTGCAATTATTTctgcattattattactattaattaTTTGACCTAAATAATTAATCATATTTTCATAAGAGACTTGAGAGTATTTATCTCTATACATTCCTATTctacttattatttttaaacataattCTGCACTGCAATTTTTCACAATTTTATATGCGAATAAATggtttaatatattacatggTAAACTATCAAtatctaatatttttattgtttcaattttatcataatttacatttttttttttttttttattattatacgctgtgttattattttcacaatttaaagaattaattaattttttataatattcttcCTTGTTCTTTTCTGTGTTAAACACATATGTGTCTTTACTtaaatgtttaaatttttttggcAACTCTTCggatatttttaatttacaaaGAACTGAATTTctaaatttcataaaatctttttcattcttttcaaaaaattccttcattttttccacttctttcttttcctcTTCGTATATTTCGTTAATAAACgaattcattttcattttattgttATCTAACACACAAG is part of the Plasmodium malariae genome assembly, chromosome: 14 genome and encodes:
- the PmUG01_14046900 gene encoding conserved Plasmodium protein, unknown function, which gives rise to MLLKHIISGERCSHFVQFNISFLFKNKKKNVSIFKRFNSFDKTYEKGKGGINSSFIYSHEKNKKNGSSSLKNTNNCQHVEETRKQFETESRSEYTCKNIEEEKDISSNASDGERVEGWEEVKNYSNEDTKYTYDDEWAKDENELNRVEHTEELEEDIDALLFTNNLNSSLIGNLWHASANSIYRESFKNVIVSKEYYKNEENSYINCDERGENYLSNETYSDKKEELNRRMEKKYSLKDNKYEINNNLKNEMNRDKNSGVHTFTQNKIENKERHKPTFNEACVLDNNKMKMNSFINEIYEEEKKEVEKMKEFFEKNEKDFMKFRNSVLCKLKISEELPKKFKHLSKDTYVFNTEKNKEEYYKKLINSLNCENNNTAYNNKKKKKNVNYDKIETIKILDIDSLPCNILNHLFAYKIVKNCSAELCLKIISRIGMYRDKYSQVSYENMINYLGQIINSNNNAEIIALFSRCYETVSIPFLVNYVRKYGTFSRSFIVNMYDKYFRKRLFDFVRYENNMGIRKIPNILTHPYHLSSYIKLLGECSAKKDMYIQLKMRGHIPNSINFNNSEKTLDNVNYIMNEASNTKIKKVNVRNDNKKLTNNKYVERPKIYDAILSAEYTGLPLEHFVDKEAKEKEEPLVNFNSQTEEQLEAECHNLVNYPNTNSLFNKIQMRDGQNVGKEKEPTEPEQVEQFYNMENIALAEGNLNDFVLEDEIREVHNYNDNNNNGNNSDHVSLIENIHYTDMEHTTDGECRENINFILDEDCDIYLYKGFNKLNKSSFKLQTKLVKEEDKNENELATYSNDHDCYEEIEQGEENKKSLWELPWKSTKKNSFFFKGRFFKILPNVGWSEIKDVSKRYIRPKRKRTKHYIRRKRVLQKKIKINLFKKKILEK
- the PmUG01_14046800 gene encoding histone acetyltransferase subunit NuA4, putative, with the protein product MKHKVKRDIIKCKKKLENSIKALEEKILRLETEYHQNCNLNGGNLMKGWDNYIRKTSLEPLCFRTFRDDYNDFYIERMLSLTSSTSPATELFQNENTKQEQHKL